The nucleotide window AACGGATGGGCTAACGGTAACGTGAGCGCTCGCGAATCCGGCGAATAACATGAATGCTGCGGTACCTGTTGCGATAGTGGATGTTAGTTTGGAAATCCATGATGTTTTCTTCAAAATAAAAAACCCCTCTCAGTTCTTATCATATATGATGCGGCCCATTTTCTTAAATGAGTGTCTACGTTCTGCAAAGGCCGTTTCGGTTACGAATGGTTCTTACGAACTCCGTTATTCCGGGATTTTTATACAACTTTATAAATTTAACTAAATTCGGTTTACACATACACTCCGATGACAGAATAACCCTCCAATCGCTGTTATCCCCAGATTTTTTTGATTCCCTTTTCTCAAAGGGAAAATCCGGTGATAAAGGCGAACGCTTCGCTTTTTCAGGTTTTTTCTGTCCTCTCCGTTTCAGTGCAAACATTAGTTCAATTTATATTTAGTAAGATGAAATCCCGGAATAAAGGCTGAGCTTCGCTTCTCCAAAATCAATTCGTTCCCTTCACTACATTTGCAGTTTGTAGAAACACTAATTTTAGATTGGGTCACTTTTCAATATAAACGTTGTGTAACTATGGCTTGGCGGTGTCGATCTCAAATTCGGCATCCAGTGCATCCAACGTCTTGGTCAGGAGATGTACCTTGATATTCCAACGTCCAGGCATGGAGATGTAATCTTCAGCCTTGTACACACCGGTGTCGTTTTTCGGAATGGTGATCTCATAGATCCCCATATCCATGTCCAGATGTGTGAGTGACAGTGTGATCTGTTCCAGATCGTTAACGATGCTACCGTCTGCACGTTTCACATCGACTTCGAATTGGTTCTCTCCCGTTACATTGGGACTCACCTGAAGTGTGATCGCCGAGCCGTCTTCTGTAGTTTTTGTCTCCTGATACGGTCCGACCGCTGCCGGTTGTCCTGGGGACAGATGGGTCAGTACGGCGGCCAGAGCGAGAATCACAGCACCGGTGGCAAGTTCGGCTTTTAGGCTACCGGATAATCTGCTTCCCGTTGCTGCTCTTGCCAATCGGGCATGACGCCACGCGAAGACAAGCATCACAATAAGCAGGACAATCTTGCCGATCAGGACAAGACCATAGGCTGTTGTGAACAAGGAGGTCAGCACGGGTGCAGGCAGAATAATCAGACTGCTGTATATTCCTGTAGCGACCAGAGCGGCTACGGCACCAATCCCCCAGGCGGTAAACCTGCGAATGGCAACCCAGTATACTTCCCCTCGAACCTTCGATGGTAGCTTATCCGCCAGTGGAGGCAGACATATCGCCATGGCCGTCAATGCGCCAATCCAGAAAGCGGCACCGATCAGATGCACGAAATCCATAGCAATGGCGAGTCCACGTTGATCGGCAGCAGCAGGGTGTCCGGTCATGGCATGTGTGAACAACCAGCCGAGCACGAGCACAAGTGAGCCATAGGAAGACCAGATGCGCACACGGATGGAGCGATCCCGATCATATCCGGACAGAATAGTGACTGCCAGCAGCATCACGACCAGCATCTGCACCATCCAGATCTGGCCAAAGGATGTCAGCTTGAGCGCACTTCCGATTAGTCCCCAACTTAACTCGCCCAGCGCCACGCCAGATTCATATAACGTGTTCAGTGGCAGGCTGACCAGTGCGGCAAAAGAAGCGGCAGCATAGCTGATCCATAACAGTCTGTAGCTGCCCGGAACGTCCATAGGTTCTCTTGTCATGGAAGTCGGAGCGATCCGCAGCAGCAGGAACGCGAGCGTACCCAGAATGACAGAAAGCCCGAGATACTGAATCCAGTCGGTCAGGGATACGATCCATTTGAGAGGTCCACCTGTTGAACCGGAACCGGATGTGAGATCACTCAGCCCGGCAGGCGATCCGGAAGGCTCACCAATATGGAAAACATACACTCCCTGAATCGGATGCCCATCGGCAGATACAGCTTTCCAGTTGACGGCATATGTTCCGTTGCCAAGTCCGGCCAGAAGGCCAGTCTCCAGAATATGAGGGCGATCCGCATCGATCTGCACGTTTCCATCGTCTGCCTGAGTGCCGTCAGGAGCGGTAATTTTGATATCATAAAAGGCCGTCTGCAAGGATTCGTTGAACTCCAGCGTCAACCGCTCCGGAGCAGTTACGAGTATCTCATTCTCACCTGGCGAAGCCTTAACAATATAAGCATGGGCAGATGCCCACTGTGGCATAACAAGGCAGCATACGAGCAACAGGCTGATGACCAATGCCCAGTGCCGTTTGCCCCATTTCAGGGTAAAGCTTGTAAAAATCAAAAAAATCATCACCCTCAGGTTATAGATTTGTAGTCATTCATGGCGTTTTAAACACAATCTAACCCATTATAACTTTGTCCAAAATGATTGCGTATGACTACATTGGGCTATAAAAAAACGATTAAGTCTACATAAATGTGACAAAAGCATGAATGATATGCAACTTGTTTCTTATGTATCCTGATTCGAAGCAGCAAAAGTTTATTTGCGAAGCTTGCGGCCTGCAAGCCCGCTCTCCAGTGCATAGCGGGTGAGTTGTACCCGATTTTCAAGCTGCAACTTCTGCAAAATGTTCTTCAAATGATTCTTCACTGTCTGGTCGGAAATGCCGAGCTGATCAGCGATCTCCCGATTGGTATATCCTGCGGATACCCACTGCAGAATCTCAAGCTCCCGCGCTGTTAGCGGGTTATTTTGCACATCTTCACTGCGTGGTGCGGGAAACTCCTGCAAAATCCGGTAGGCCAGTTCCTTGCTGAGTGGTGCATCGTCACTGACGATGGCGCGCAGGTACTCCAGCCAGGTGGAAGGCGTTAGATTTTTAAGCAAATAGCCTTGAGCGCCTTGTTTCAGTGCTTCGAACAGAAAGGTCACATCATCCGACACCGTGACCATCACGATAATAACATAAGGGAAGCGCAACTTGATTTGACGGGTGGCTTCCAGTCCATCCATGTCGGGCATCTGCACATCCATCAGGATCAGGTCAGGCATCCATTGTCCGGTGAGCTCTAGCGCTTCCTGTCCATTCTGAGCTGTGCCAATCACTTCAAACAGACTGTCCTCGGATAAAATACTACAGATCGCTTCACGCGCATGCGCATGATCATCAACAACCAATACACGTACATGTTCCATGTTAGGCATGCTCCTTTCCAATCGTCATTCGTGTATGCCCCGGTCTTGAATCGAGGGTAAAAGACCATCCCATCTCGGCAGCACGCTCCTTCGTAATTCGCAGTCCGTACCGATCCTTCAGATGAAGAGGATCTCCACTCAGTCCATTCCCATTATCCTGAATATAGATGAACCAGGCAATCGGGTTACCTTCTGCGTGAACCTGAACGTGTGTAGCCTGCGCATGTTTGCGTACATTTAATAAACCCTCCCGGATACAGGCCAGCATCTCCACTTGCTCCTTGGCAGAGAACGTTACACCGCTTAGATCCCAGTGAATCTGTGCACCAGGTACTGTTTCCTTGACGAGCACTTCGACCTGCGCATGTAGTGAGATAATCTCGGGTGCCGCGGTAGAGGAGGGAACATAGCGCAACTGGGCAATGGCTTGTCTCACATATGTATTGACTTCATGCACCGTTTTTTGAATCTCCTGGATCTCATACTCATGTCCGCTTCCGGCCAAACTACGGCCCGCTTTATCCGTCTTTACCGATAGCAGAAAAAGGGACTGGGATATGCCGTCATGAAGTTCCCGGGCCAATTGATCTCGGGCTTCCAGTGCGGCTTTGGCAGCCCGCTCTTGCTCCAGAGCAGCCCTGGCGCCTTCGAGCATGCGGAACAAGCGGCTGAGCAGTGTCACGCTGACAAGGTACACAATGACGGGGGTTAACCAGTTCCCGGCATCCATCGAAAGGTACGGCATCAGGAACTGATGGCGAATATATTCCCAGATGCCTACTGTGAAAGTGGGGATCAGCAGAATCATCCATTTGATTTGTTTATAGGACATGAATGCAGAACTCCTTTGATCTAGGATTAGCTGAATAACGTACTTTATTTATGCAGGGATGGGACCATTATAACGCA belongs to Paenibacillus sp. FSL H8-0079 and includes:
- a CDS encoding copper resistance protein CopC, encoding MIFTSFTLKWGKRHWALVISLLLVCCLVMPQWASAHAYIVKASPGENEILVTAPERLTLEFNESLQTAFYDIKITAPDGTQADDGNVQIDADRPHILETGLLAGLGNGTYAVNWKAVSADGHPIQGVYVFHIGEPSGSPAGLSDLTSGSGSTGGPLKWIVSLTDWIQYLGLSVILGTLAFLLLRIAPTSMTREPMDVPGSYRLLWISYAAASFAALVSLPLNTLYESGVALGELSWGLIGSALKLTSFGQIWMVQMLVVMLLAVTILSGYDRDRSIRVRIWSSYGSLVLVLGWLFTHAMTGHPAAADQRGLAIAMDFVHLIGAAFWIGALTAMAICLPPLADKLPSKVRGEVYWVAIRRFTAWGIGAVAALVATGIYSSLIILPAPVLTSLFTTAYGLVLIGKIVLLIVMLVFAWRHARLARAATGSRLSGSLKAELATGAVILALAAVLTHLSPGQPAAVGPYQETKTTEDGSAITLQVSPNVTGENQFEVDVKRADGSIVNDLEQITLSLTHLDMDMGIYEITIPKNDTGVYKAEDYISMPGRWNIKVHLLTKTLDALDAEFEIDTAKP
- a CDS encoding response regulator transcription factor — encoded protein: MEHVRVLVVDDHAHAREAICSILSEDSLFEVIGTAQNGQEALELTGQWMPDLILMDVQMPDMDGLEATRQIKLRFPYVIIVMVTVSDDVTFLFEALKQGAQGYLLKNLTPSTWLEYLRAIVSDDAPLSKELAYRILQEFPAPRSEDVQNNPLTARELEILQWVSAGYTNREIADQLGISDQTVKNHLKNILQKLQLENRVQLTRYALESGLAGRKLRK
- a CDS encoding histidine kinase, with the protein product MSYKQIKWMILLIPTFTVGIWEYIRHQFLMPYLSMDAGNWLTPVIVYLVSVTLLSRLFRMLEGARAALEQERAAKAALEARDQLARELHDGISQSLFLLSVKTDKAGRSLAGSGHEYEIQEIQKTVHEVNTYVRQAIAQLRYVPSSTAAPEIISLHAQVEVLVKETVPGAQIHWDLSGVTFSAKEQVEMLACIREGLLNVRKHAQATHVQVHAEGNPIAWFIYIQDNGNGLSGDPLHLKDRYGLRITKERAAEMGWSFTLDSRPGHTRMTIGKEHA